In Plasmodium falciparum 3D7 genome assembly, chromosome: 13, the following are encoded in one genomic region:
- a CDS encoding protein transport protein Sec24A, with the protein MQPYDYNRGLNNNNTANYNNQNNANAPINNPFLHNNDIGNNNNMKTNEGPYNAPTYYNPGQHQQQQQQQQQQGPPLHQGYQHSGVYGMNQGNYKTNNIGENMYNQDGHNNTSYINQGQPYRNVTSQFIPVSSNNTLKAGGNMLGYDNMGNINHVQPIINDTYQEFLQFNAFSHFVKSSVSYMPANTTLKQKAYVPLGFVIQPLAPIPDGYPELASVNFGNSTVVRCKKCRTYINPFVRFEAGGKKWNCNMCYNINDTPQFYFVPLDEKGKRKDLFQRPELCTGSVEFIAPSDYMIRPPQPSVYLFLIDVTVTSVNSGLLDVVCSTIKSLLPKNNDSTENNNQNDNNNNNNNNNSKNLKSFDSRTLIGIMTFDSTIHFYNLNSNLKQTQMMVVPDIQDIFIPLPEDILVNVHECQNVIDVLLDNLPGMWRNNKISDCCAGNALKAAFMVLKKVGGKLLFFLSSVPNIGDLTVSVNRDNKDKSKYKNIYSSSSSGNNVVDSKLREVELLNPCNNLYAELAQNITQYQIAVDLFACPLYNLDLASIYPLIKNSGGSLYYYPQFNVHQYNDKLRQELLFALTTETAWESVMRIRISRGWKITNWYGNYQFRGADLLALPNCHSGQNFSIIVDLEENVVQDSIVYVQSALLYTNSNGERRIRLHTYALPITQNIKTITDSINPQVVVSLLAHQSIDISKKGKIADGRNLIQNLCSQVLSSQLLQSECARLLSLYILGMLKSIAFRDSGDVPPDLRIYHWYRLENIPVESVEANFYPRMFSLHNLEKHHGHLDENNNIVFPDALNLTCENMTQDGCYIVEDGETIVMWIGRSINPQWIYAVFGVQTIDQLNTEYAENHLGSTGNPFGVQILNIINALRKIRTPCYMKLLVVKQGDPLEYKFFSYLIEDRSQHMMLSLKEFLAKICPKFPQFTPSMTTNPLATQHGR; encoded by the exons ATGCAGCCGTATGATTATAATAGAggtttaaataataataatacagcAAATTACAATAATCAGAATAATGCAAATGCTCCTATAAATAATCCGTTTCTTCATAACAACGATataggaaataataataatatgaagacAAATGAAGGTCCATATAATGCACCAACATATTATAACCCTGGTCAGCatcaacaacaacaacaacagcAGCAACAGCAAGGCCCCCCTCTTCATCAAGGTTATCAACATTCTGGTGTATATGGTATGAATCAGGGTAATTATAAGACAAATAATATAGGTGAGAATATGTATAATCAAGATGGACATAATAATACGAGTTATATAAATCAAGGACAACCTTATCGTAATGTAACGAGTCAATTTATTCCTGTAAGTTCAAATAATACGTTAAAAGCAGGAGGAAATATGTTAGGTTATGATAATATGGGTAATATAAATCATGTACAGCCAATTATAAATGATACATATCAAGAATTTTTACAATTTAATGCATTTTCTCATTTTGTTAAAAGTTCAGTTAGCTATATGCCAGCCAACACTACTTTGAAACAAAAAGCTTATGTACCTCTTGGGTTTGTGATACAACCTTTAGCTCCTATACCAGATGGATATCCAGAATTGGCTTCTGTAAATTTTGGTAATTCAACAGTTGTGCGATGTAAAAAATGTAGAACTTATATTAATCCATTTGTTAGATTTGAGGCTGGAGGCAAAAAATGGAATTGTAATAtgtgttataatattaatgatactcctcaattttattttgtaccTTTAGATGAAAAAGGAAAGAGGAAAGATTTATTTCAAAGGCCAGAATTATGTACAGGTAGTGTCGAATTTATTGCTCCTAGTGATTATATGATAAGACCACCACAACCAtctgtatatttatttttaatagatGTAACAGTAACATCAGTAAATTCTGGTTTATTAGATGTTGTTTGTAGTACAATAAAAAGTTTATTaccaaaaaataatgattcaaccgaaaataataatcaaaatgataacaataataataataataataataatagtaagaATTTAAAATCATTTGATTCTCGTACATTAATTGGTATTATGACCTTTGATTCAAccatacatttttataatttaaattctAATTTGAAACAAACACAAATGATGGTGGTTCCTGATATAcaagatatttttattccACTTCCTGAGGATATTTTAGTAAATGTACATGAATGTCAAAACGTTATAGATGTTTTATTAGATAATTTGCCAGGAATGTggagaaataataaaattagtGATTGTTGTGCTGGAAATGCTTTAAAAGCTGCTTTTATGGTATTAAAAAAGGTTGGTgggaaattattatttttcctttcttcTGTTCCAAATATTGGTGATTTAACTGTAAGTGTAAATAGAGATAATAAGGataaaagtaaatataaaaatatttatagttCAAGCAGTTCAGGTAATAATGTTGTTGATTCAAAATTAAGAGAAGTAGAATTATTAAATCCATGTAATAATCTTTATGCTGAATTAGCACAAAATATAACACAGTATCAAATAGCTGTAGATTTATTTGCATGTCCTCTATATAATTTAGATTTAGCTTCTATATAtcctttaataaaaaattcggGTGggtcattatattattatcctcAGTTTAATGTACAtcaatataatgataaattaagacaagaattattatttgcaTTAACAACAGAAACTGCATGGGAATCGGTTATGAGAATAAGAATTAGTAGAGGTTGGAAAATTACAAATTGGTATGGAAATTATCAATTTAGAGGAGCAGACTTATTAGCTTTACCAAATTGTCATTCCGGTCAAAACTTTTCTATTATTGTAGATTTAGAAGAAAATGTAGTACAAGATTCAATTGTTTATGTCCAATCagctttattatatactaaTTCTAACGGGGAAAGAAGAATACGATTACATACATATGCTCTACCTATaacacaaaatataaaaactatAACTGATTCAATAAATCCACAAGTCGTTGTATCTTTGTTAGCTCACCAATCTATAGATATTagtaaaaaaggaaaaatagcTGATGGAAGAAATTTAATTCAAAATCTTTGTTCACAAGTATTATCATCTCAATTATTACAATCAGAATGTGCAAGATTGTTATCTCTATATATCTTAGGTATGCTCAAATCAATAGCTTTTAGAGATAGTGGTGATGTTCCACCTGATCTAAGAATATATCATTGGTATAGATTAGAAAATATACCCGTAGAATCTGTTGAGGCAAATTTCTATCCCAGAATGTTTAGTTTACATAATTTAGAAAAGCATCATGGACACCTAgacgaaaataataatatagtatTCCCCGACGCGTTGAATTTGACTTGTGAAAATATGACTCAAGATGGTTGTTACATAGTAGAGGATGGAGAAACTATAGTCATGTGGATAGGAAG gaGCATTAATCCTCAATGGATCTATGCAGTTTTTGGCGTACAGACCATAGATCAATTAAACACAGAATATGCAGAAAATCATTTag gTTCAACAGGTAATCCTTTCGGAgtacaaatattaaatataattaatgcattaagaaaaataagaaCACCATGTTATATGAAATTATTGGTAGTAAAACAAGGAGATCCCTTAGAATATAA atttTTCTCATACTTAATTGAAGACAGATCACAACATATGATGTTGTCTTTAAAAGAATTCTTGGCCAAAATTT gTCCGAAATTTCCTCAATTTACCCCATCCATGACTACCAATCCGCTTGCAACACAACATGGTCGTTaa